Proteins from one Triticum aestivum cultivar Chinese Spring chromosome 7A, IWGSC CS RefSeq v2.1, whole genome shotgun sequence genomic window:
- the LOC123147414 gene encoding lipid droplet phospholipase 1 isoform X2: MMAGASGSVEEEGGLRAEESPSGGVDVWSDAVSSHAPEHLLVMVHGILGSTNDWQYAANEFVKQLPDDVIVHCSEKNMNTLTLDGVDVMGERLADEVLDVISRKPELTKISFLAHSVGGLVARYAIAKLYRHPNSTFDSKAEGTICGLEAVNFITVATPHLGSRGNKQVPLLFGFITIEKVASRVIHWIFRRTGRHLFLTDSAEGEPPLLQRMVEDYGDLYFISALRAFKRRVAYANADCDHIVGWRTSSIRRNTELPKWEESVCEKYPHIVHEEYSEEISDEKCQDLAADCDFDLLEEKMVTGLRRVSWEKVDVSFHTSMRSFAAHSIIQVKYAFMNEGADVIQHIIDHFQL; encoded by the exons ATGATGGCGGGCGCCTCAGGCTCAGTCGAAGAGGAGGGAGGACTGAGGGCGGAGGAGTCCCCGTCCGGCGGCGTCGACGTCTGGAGCGACGCCGTCTCCTCCCACGCCCCGGAACACCTCCTCGTCATGGTCCACGGCATCCTCGGCAG TACCAATGACTGGCAATACGCAGCCAACGAATTTGTAAAGCAGCTTCCTGATGATGTAATTGTGCATT GCAGTGAGAAAAACATGAACACATTGACTCTAGACGGTGTCGATGTTATGGGAGAACGCTTAGCAGATGAG GTTCTTGATGTAATTAGTCGAAAGCCAGAGCTCACCAAAATTTCTTTTCTTGCACACTCCGTTGGAGGCTTAGTAGCAAGATATGCAATTGCAAAACTTTATAGACATCCAAATAGCACATTTGACAGCAAAGCTGAAGGAACCATATGCGGGTTGGAAGCGGTGAACTTTATAACCGTAGCAACGCCTCACCTTGGTTCTCGAGGAAACAAGCAG GTTCCACTCCTCTTTGGATTCATTACGATTGAGAAGGTTGCTTCTCGTGTCATCCATTGGATATTTAGGAGAACTGGGAGACATCTTTTTCTTACTGATAGTGCTGAGGGAGAACCACCACTGTTGCAGCGTATGGTTGAAGATTATGGCGATCTTTACTTTAT ATCTGCTTTGCGAGCATTTAAACGACGAGTGGCATATGCTAATGCTGATTGCGATC ACATTGTTGGCTGGAGAACATCATCTATTAGAAGAAACACCGAGCTGCCTAAG TGGGAGGAATCTGTATGTGAGAAGTATCCTCACATTGTACATGAGGAATACTCTGAAGAAATCAGCGATGAGAAGTGTCAAGATTTGGCAGCAGATTGCGATTTTGACTTACTGGAAG AAAAAATGGTGACAGGGCTGAGACGCGTTTCATGGGAAAAGGTAGATGTTAGCTTCCACACGAGCATGCGGAGTTTCGCAGCGCACAGCATTATCCAG GTCAAGTATGCGTTTATGAACGAAGGAGCGGACGTCATACAGCACATTATAGACCACTTCCAGCTCTGA
- the LOC123147414 gene encoding lipid droplet phospholipase 1 isoform X1 has protein sequence MMAGASGSVEEEGGLRAEESPSGGVDVWSDAVSSHAPEHLLVMVHGILGRLQICFARQQNGPVAEWNPTNDWQYAANEFVKQLPDDVIVHCSEKNMNTLTLDGVDVMGERLADEVLDVISRKPELTKISFLAHSVGGLVARYAIAKLYRHPNSTFDSKAEGTICGLEAVNFITVATPHLGSRGNKQVPLLFGFITIEKVASRVIHWIFRRTGRHLFLTDSAEGEPPLLQRMVEDYGDLYFISALRAFKRRVAYANADCDHIVGWRTSSIRRNTELPKWEESVCEKYPHIVHEEYSEEISDEKCQDLAADCDFDLLEEKMVTGLRRVSWEKVDVSFHTSMRSFAAHSIIQVKYAFMNEGADVIQHIIDHFQL, from the exons ATGATGGCGGGCGCCTCAGGCTCAGTCGAAGAGGAGGGAGGACTGAGGGCGGAGGAGTCCCCGTCCGGCGGCGTCGACGTCTGGAGCGACGCCGTCTCCTCCCACGCCCCGGAACACCTCCTCGTCATGGTCCACGGCATCCTCGGCAG GCTACAAATCTGTTTCGCCCGGCAGCAGAATGGACCAGTGGCAGAATGGAATCC TACCAATGACTGGCAATACGCAGCCAACGAATTTGTAAAGCAGCTTCCTGATGATGTAATTGTGCATT GCAGTGAGAAAAACATGAACACATTGACTCTAGACGGTGTCGATGTTATGGGAGAACGCTTAGCAGATGAG GTTCTTGATGTAATTAGTCGAAAGCCAGAGCTCACCAAAATTTCTTTTCTTGCACACTCCGTTGGAGGCTTAGTAGCAAGATATGCAATTGCAAAACTTTATAGACATCCAAATAGCACATTTGACAGCAAAGCTGAAGGAACCATATGCGGGTTGGAAGCGGTGAACTTTATAACCGTAGCAACGCCTCACCTTGGTTCTCGAGGAAACAAGCAG GTTCCACTCCTCTTTGGATTCATTACGATTGAGAAGGTTGCTTCTCGTGTCATCCATTGGATATTTAGGAGAACTGGGAGACATCTTTTTCTTACTGATAGTGCTGAGGGAGAACCACCACTGTTGCAGCGTATGGTTGAAGATTATGGCGATCTTTACTTTAT ATCTGCTTTGCGAGCATTTAAACGACGAGTGGCATATGCTAATGCTGATTGCGATC ACATTGTTGGCTGGAGAACATCATCTATTAGAAGAAACACCGAGCTGCCTAAG TGGGAGGAATCTGTATGTGAGAAGTATCCTCACATTGTACATGAGGAATACTCTGAAGAAATCAGCGATGAGAAGTGTCAAGATTTGGCAGCAGATTGCGATTTTGACTTACTGGAAG AAAAAATGGTGACAGGGCTGAGACGCGTTTCATGGGAAAAGGTAGATGTTAGCTTCCACACGAGCATGCGGAGTTTCGCAGCGCACAGCATTATCCAG GTCAAGTATGCGTTTATGAACGAAGGAGCGGACGTCATACAGCACATTATAGACCACTTCCAGCTCTGA